Proteins encoded together in one Verrucomicrobiia bacterium window:
- a CDS encoding DUF2161 family putative PD-(D/E)XK-type phosphodiesterase, whose protein sequence is MKEVEMYLPLKIFLEKKGYRVHSEVESLDVMARKGDELLVVEMKTAFNLQLVYQLIERLKMTELVYAYIPLEKGGRWPKSYKRMCGLLKRLHCGLMVLDAAAREVVVEFEPAAFKGRTNYARKNLAIREFEGRSLDLNQGGSTREPLFTVYKEKAIRVAMYLLERGPAPVGEIREKLAIDNAVSILYDNHLGWFRRVSRGVYQLTPEFEFFRLKYEKQIKQLWR, encoded by the coding sequence ATGAAAGAAGTCGAGATGTACCTGCCCCTGAAGATTTTTCTCGAGAAGAAGGGGTATCGCGTGCATTCGGAGGTCGAGAGTCTCGATGTGATGGCGCGCAAGGGCGATGAGCTGCTGGTGGTCGAGATGAAGACGGCTTTCAATCTGCAGCTGGTTTATCAGCTGATCGAGCGGCTGAAGATGACCGAGCTCGTGTATGCCTACATTCCCTTGGAAAAGGGCGGGCGCTGGCCGAAGTCTTATAAGAGGATGTGCGGGCTTTTGAAGCGTCTGCATTGCGGGCTGATGGTGCTGGACGCCGCGGCGCGGGAAGTGGTGGTGGAGTTCGAGCCCGCCGCATTCAAGGGGCGCACGAATTATGCGCGCAAGAACCTGGCGATCAGGGAGTTCGAGGGGCGCAGCCTCGACCTGAACCAGGGCGGAAGCACGCGGGAGCCCTTGTTTACCGTCTATAAGGAAAAGGCGATCCGGGTGGCGATGTACCTGCTGGAGCGCGGGCCCGCGCCCGTCGGGGAAATCCGCGAAAAACTTGCCATCGATAATGCCGTCTCGATTTTGTATGATAACCACCTCGGATGGTTCCGGCGGGTTTCGAGGGGCGTGTACCAGCTGACGCCGGAGTTTGAATTCTTCCGTTTGAAATACGAAAAACAAATCAAACAGTTGTGGCGTTAG